The genome window CTTTTACTACTTCTGTGTTAGGTACATCACGACCAAGGTCTATTGGTTCGTATCCGTTTGCGTTTAAGAACATTACAATGAGGTTTTTACCAATGTCGTGAGGGTCTCCTTCTACTGCACAAGTTACTACTTTTGCTTTTGCATCTGCTTTGTGTCCGAGTTTTGCTTCACAAAGAGCTACTCCACTCATCATTGCATCTCCTGCAAGCATTAAATCAGGTAAGAAGAATTCACCTTTGGTGTATAATGCACTTACACCATCCATACCTTTCATTAAAGCATTGTTAATGAGATCAATTGGGTCTTCACCTGCTTCAAGAGCTTTTTCAGTGTCTGCGTCACATTTATCTTTGTCACCGTATAATACATCTAAAGCTAGTGTTCTTTTTATTCCTTCTTCTGCTGGTAAGATTTCTACTACTTCTGGGTCGTCTTCAGGTTTGAGAGCTGGACCTTCTATTTTTACGTTGTATCTGATTGCTATTTTTTCATAGTCTTCAAATTTGTCATAATATTTTTCTAAAGGGCTAACCATTTTTACACACATCCTTTTAATTAATTTAAATTATATTTGTTTAATTTACTACACTACCTGTTACATTTATAATTCGTATTGTGATGGGTCGTGTTCTTTTACTTTTCTTCCGTAACGTTTGATACAAGTTTTTACGAATTTAGCTTGATCATCTGGTAATTGTTCGTATGTTTTTTGTGTGGAATCAAGAGTGTCTCTTTCGAATCTTGTTAATAAGATACGTTTTTCTTCAACTGCTTCGTTGATTAATTCCATTGCTTTAAGACCTGCTGCTCTTGCTCTGAGGTAAATATCTTCTCCTTCTGCTGTGATTGCTTCACCGATTTTGTATGCGTTATCGTAAGCTAATATTACACCTTGAGGGTCTCTGTATTTATCTGCTAATACATATGTGTCTCTTAATTCTTTGTTGGTTCCAATTTGTGTTGCGGTGTTCATTAAAGCACATTCGT of Methanosphaera sp. WGK6 contains these proteins:
- the mtaC gene encoding methanol--corrinoid protein MtaC encodes the protein MVSPLEKYYDKFEDYEKIAIRYNVKIEGPALKPEDDPEVVEILPAEEGIKRTLALDVLYGDKDKCDADTEKALEAGEDPIDLINNALMKGMDGVSALYTKGEFFLPDLMLAGDAMMSGVALCEAKLGHKADAKAKVVTCAVEGDPHDIGKNLIVMFLNANGYEPIDLGRDVPNTEVVKAVQEHEPALVTATALMTTTMTAFGKIIALMQEAGLDTPIGCGGGAVRRDFVEESPQTFYGVEAYHVPKLADAIVDDGKTWEDIRNEYADIVGEYVAAYS